A single region of the Mycobacterium avium subsp. avium genome encodes:
- a CDS encoding TetR/AcrR family transcriptional regulator has translation MAQRPSTRRGAAAAPASIRRPRGAPRQLLLDTARARFARQDYRSTTTREIAQAAGVTEHLLFRHFGSKAALFREALVLPFTDFVDEFGRTWQAVVPEQTDEEELARRFVGQLYDVFVEHQGLLLTLMASEALSEEEKADAGIAEVRRAITTLGRISAEGMHLRGLRSDHPDLPAHSTVAMIAGMAALRSTYFGAEPPSREVIVDELIQAILHGFLHRNG, from the coding sequence GTGGCCCAGCGGCCATCCACCAGGCGCGGCGCGGCAGCGGCGCCGGCCTCGATCCGCCGGCCCCGCGGCGCGCCGCGCCAGCTGCTGCTCGACACGGCCCGGGCCCGCTTTGCCCGGCAGGACTACCGAAGCACCACGACACGCGAAATCGCCCAGGCCGCAGGGGTAACCGAGCATCTGCTGTTCCGCCACTTCGGTTCCAAGGCGGCGCTGTTCCGCGAGGCGCTGGTGCTGCCGTTCACCGATTTCGTCGACGAATTCGGCCGCACCTGGCAGGCTGTGGTCCCCGAGCAGACCGACGAGGAGGAGCTGGCCCGGCGGTTCGTCGGGCAGCTCTACGACGTGTTCGTCGAGCACCAGGGTCTGCTGTTGACGCTGATGGCGTCCGAGGCGTTGAGCGAGGAGGAGAAGGCCGACGCCGGCATCGCCGAGGTCAGGCGGGCAATCACGACGCTGGGCCGGATCAGCGCCGAGGGCATGCATCTGCGGGGCCTGCGGTCCGACCATCCCGACCTGCCGGCGCATTCGACGGTGGCGATGATCGCGGGCATGGCGGCGTTGCGGTCCACCTACTTCGGCGCCGAGCCGCCGTCCCGGGAAGTCATCGTCGACGAGCTCATCCAGGCCATCCTGCACGGCTTCCTGCACAGAAACGGCTGA
- a CDS encoding spirocyclase AveC family protein — protein MSSQMTPVMQAASDFALIGGIGFTAFGIYLSVRRRRLHPLLLLCISAMSFSWIEAPYDWAMYAQFPPAIPRMPSWWPLNMTWGGLPLFVPIGYISYFVLPAVTGTALGRWLSARFGWRRPQTLLVVGLVVGFCWALFFNGFLGAKLGVFYYGRVIPGLAIREGTVHQYPLYDSVAMAIQMMLFTYLLGRTDAQGRNVIEMWAEHRSKSRVGASVLSVVAVVVIGNALYGAVFAPHLVTKLGGWVTAGPTGELFPGVPNQPR, from the coding sequence ATGAGCTCGCAGATGACGCCGGTGATGCAGGCGGCCAGTGATTTCGCGCTGATCGGCGGCATTGGGTTCACCGCGTTCGGCATCTACCTGAGCGTTCGCCGGCGCCGCCTGCATCCGCTTCTGCTGCTGTGCATTTCGGCGATGTCGTTCTCCTGGATCGAGGCGCCCTACGACTGGGCGATGTACGCACAGTTCCCGCCGGCGATCCCCCGGATGCCGTCGTGGTGGCCGCTGAACATGACCTGGGGCGGGCTGCCGTTGTTCGTTCCGATCGGCTACATCTCCTACTTCGTGCTGCCGGCGGTGACGGGCACCGCCCTCGGGCGCTGGCTGAGCGCGCGCTTCGGCTGGCGCAGGCCCCAGACGCTGTTGGTCGTGGGCCTTGTCGTCGGCTTCTGCTGGGCGCTGTTCTTCAATGGATTCCTGGGCGCCAAGCTCGGGGTCTTCTATTACGGCCGGGTGATTCCGGGGCTGGCGATCCGCGAGGGCACCGTGCACCAGTACCCGCTCTACGACTCGGTTGCGATGGCCATCCAGATGATGCTCTTCACCTACCTGTTGGGTCGCACTGACGCGCAGGGACGCAACGTCATCGAGATGTGGGCCGAGCACCGGTCGAAGAGCCGGGTCGGTGCGTCGGTCCTGTCCGTGGTCGCCGTGGTCGTCATCGGAAATGCGCTCTACGGCGCGGTTTTCGCGCCGCACCTGGTGACGAAGCTGGGCGGTTGGGTGACCGCGGGTCCGACGGGCGAGCTGTTCCCGGGAGTGCCGAACCAGCCCCGCTAG
- a CDS encoding LLM class flavin-dependent oxidoreductase, producing MYTLRFDMRDPEWAAPPADLYAAAPEMAAWAEEHGGLAAVLCEHHGSEDGYLPSPFLLASAVAARTQRLALSLILILPFYEPVRLAEDMAVLDIISNGRASYILALGYRPEEFEHFGVPIKKRGRLCDEKLALLRRLLAGETVVEDGRRITVTPRPLTPGGPGLMWGGGTIAAARRAGRYGLGMLGNANAPGIQEAYEEACREHGHPPGPTMFPDRNTPSVVFVAEDVDQAWKEIGEHLLHDVRTYAAWNPGDETTAGFSHVNTIDELRETGTSHVIISVPEAISRVKAGQVLNLSPLCGGLPPDIAWPYLKRVGEVVLPEALGH from the coding sequence GTGTACACACTGCGCTTCGACATGCGTGATCCCGAATGGGCCGCGCCCCCAGCCGATCTGTACGCCGCGGCGCCCGAAATGGCGGCCTGGGCCGAGGAGCACGGCGGCCTGGCCGCCGTGCTGTGTGAACACCACGGCTCCGAGGACGGCTACCTGCCGTCGCCGTTCCTGCTGGCCTCCGCGGTGGCCGCGCGGACGCAGCGGCTGGCGCTGAGCCTGATCTTGATCCTGCCGTTCTACGAACCCGTGCGGCTGGCCGAGGACATGGCCGTGCTCGACATCATCAGCAACGGGCGGGCCTCCTACATCCTGGCGCTGGGCTACCGGCCCGAGGAGTTCGAGCATTTCGGTGTGCCGATCAAGAAACGCGGACGCCTCTGCGACGAGAAACTCGCGCTGCTGCGCCGACTGCTGGCCGGTGAAACCGTCGTCGAAGACGGGCGGCGGATCACCGTGACGCCCCGCCCGCTGACTCCCGGCGGGCCGGGGCTGATGTGGGGTGGGGGCACGATCGCCGCCGCCCGTCGGGCCGGCCGGTACGGCCTGGGCATGCTGGGCAACGCGAACGCGCCGGGCATCCAGGAGGCCTACGAAGAGGCCTGCCGCGAGCACGGCCACCCGCCCGGCCCGACGATGTTCCCCGACCGCAACACGCCCTCGGTGGTGTTCGTCGCCGAGGACGTGGATCAGGCGTGGAAGGAGATCGGCGAGCACCTGCTGCACGACGTGCGGACCTACGCCGCATGGAATCCCGGGGACGAGACGACGGCGGGCTTCAGCCACGTCAACACCATCGACGAGCTGCGTGAGACGGGGACCTCGCACGTGATCATCTCGGTGCCCGAGGCGATTTCGCGGGTGAAGGCCGGGCAGGTGCTCAACCTGTCGCCACTGTGCGGGGGACTGCCGCCGGACATCGCCTGGCCGTACCTCAAGCGCGTGGGCGAGGTCGTACTGCCCGAGGCGCTCGGCCATTAG
- a CDS encoding MalY/PatB family protein: MKWRAHPADVLPLWVAEMDVKLAPTVAQALRTAIDHGDTGYPCGTAFAEAVSEFAARRWQWHDLDVSRTALVPDVMLGAVEVLRLVTDPGDAVVVNPPVYAPFYAFVSHDGRRVVEAPLDDGGRIDLGALEEAFAHARAGNTAKVAYLLCNPHNPTGSVHTAAELRGVAELARRFGVRVVSDEIHAPVILPGSRFTPFLTVAGAENAFALTSASKAWNLSGLKAALAIAGPEAAADLNRMPEEVSHGPSHLGVIAHTEAFRSGDGWLDATLQGLDQNRALLGELVAEHLPGVKYQWPQGTYLAWLDCRELGFAEDAAQGLAVVADLSGPARWFLEHARVALSSGHVFGTGGAGHLRLNFATSRAILTEALSRMGRALAARSG, translated from the coding sequence ATGAAATGGCGCGCCCATCCCGCCGACGTGCTGCCGCTGTGGGTCGCCGAGATGGACGTCAAACTGGCGCCGACGGTGGCGCAGGCGCTGCGAACGGCGATCGACCACGGCGACACCGGCTACCCCTGCGGCACCGCGTTCGCCGAGGCGGTGAGCGAATTCGCGGCGCGGCGTTGGCAGTGGCACGACCTCGACGTGAGCCGCACCGCGCTGGTTCCCGACGTCATGCTCGGCGCCGTCGAGGTGCTGCGCCTGGTCACCGACCCGGGCGACGCCGTCGTCGTCAACCCGCCGGTGTACGCGCCGTTCTACGCATTCGTGTCGCACGACGGCCGCCGGGTCGTCGAGGCACCACTGGACGACGGCGGCCGAATTGACTTGGGCGCGTTGGAAGAAGCGTTCGCACACGCCCGCGCCGGGAACACGGCGAAGGTCGCCTACCTGTTGTGCAATCCGCACAACCCGACCGGGTCGGTGCACACCGCCGCGGAGCTGCGCGGAGTTGCCGAGCTCGCCCGCCGGTTCGGCGTGCGCGTGGTATCGGACGAGATCCACGCGCCGGTGATCTTGCCGGGATCGCGATTCACCCCCTTCCTGACCGTGGCCGGGGCGGAGAACGCCTTCGCGCTGACCTCGGCGTCCAAGGCCTGGAACCTGTCCGGACTGAAGGCGGCCCTGGCCATCGCCGGACCGGAGGCGGCGGCCGACCTGAACCGGATGCCGGAGGAGGTCAGTCACGGGCCCAGCCATCTCGGCGTCATCGCCCACACCGAGGCATTCCGCAGCGGTGACGGATGGCTGGACGCCACGCTGCAGGGCCTGGACCAGAACCGCGCGTTGCTGGGCGAGCTGGTGGCCGAACATCTTCCGGGCGTGAAATATCAATGGCCGCAAGGCACTTACCTCGCGTGGCTGGACTGCCGAGAGCTGGGCTTCGCCGAGGACGCCGCACAGGGTCTGGCCGTGGTCGCCGACCTGTCCGGGCCCGCGCGCTGGTTCCTCGAGCACGCCCGGGTGGCGCTGAGCTCCGGCCACGTGTTCGGAACCGGCGGGGCGGGACACCTGCGACTGAACTTTGCCACCTCGCGCGCGATCCTCACCGAGGCGCTGTCGCGCATGGGCCGCGCGCTGGCCGCCCGGTCCGGCTAG
- a CDS encoding DUF2652 domain-containing protein: protein MAIRRAVLLIADIGGYTHYMQWNRTHLAHAQLTVAGLLESVINAGKGLKLAKLEGDAAFFWAPDSSAKVVVCERLSRMRTSFLQRRERMKNDIACQCASCAQLEQLSLKFVVHVGEVADQRVKRHVELAGFDVILVHRMLKNLVPVAEYVLMTDPVVDCLDEPMRALCMPLVHVFEGIGETPTYYIDLAEVRVPVTEPQRSLLRRLGATMRFEFNSLPFTLGMKEPAEGFRNLGRGGEEIPA, encoded by the coding sequence ATGGCAATTCGGCGCGCGGTGCTGCTCATCGCCGACATCGGCGGTTACACGCATTACATGCAGTGGAACCGGACGCATCTCGCGCATGCCCAGCTGACCGTCGCGGGACTGCTGGAGTCGGTGATCAACGCGGGCAAGGGCCTGAAGCTGGCCAAGCTCGAGGGCGATGCCGCGTTCTTCTGGGCGCCGGACAGCAGCGCCAAAGTGGTGGTCTGCGAGCGGCTGTCGCGGATGCGCACGTCGTTCCTGCAGCGGCGCGAGCGGATGAAAAACGACATCGCCTGCCAGTGCGCGAGCTGCGCCCAGCTGGAGCAGCTGTCGCTCAAATTCGTGGTTCACGTCGGCGAGGTGGCCGATCAGCGGGTGAAGCGGCACGTCGAACTGGCCGGATTCGACGTCATTCTGGTGCATCGAATGCTGAAAAACCTGGTGCCGGTTGCGGAATACGTGCTGATGACCGATCCGGTCGTGGACTGCCTCGACGAGCCGATGCGCGCGCTGTGCATGCCGCTGGTGCACGTGTTCGAAGGGATCGGCGAAACGCCGACGTACTACATCGACTTGGCGGAAGTGCGGGTTCCGGTCACCGAGCCGCAGCGCAGTTTGCTGCGTCGGCTCGGCGCGACCATGAGGTTCGAGTTCAACTCGCTGCCGTTCACCCTGGGCATGAAGGAGCCCGCGGAAGGGTTCCGCAACTTGGGCCGGGGCGGGGAGGAGATTCCCGCGTAG